A single region of the Leishmania panamensis strain MHOM/PA/94/PSC-1 chromosome 23 sequence genome encodes:
- a CDS encoding hypothetical protein (TriTrypDB/GeneDB-style sysID: LpmP.23.0760): MGTGTGCLYACAPFTLIVSILLFMLSTMLHNGNWTFAVLAAKHKWDTSAKSRSCRNGGILYLFISVVLWALVLVDSFLIQLEDLPTSASKWWRQRRLPSLQELIRKRRKASEAEGAGTATDVIVMTPTPVAAARTGAANSPQRSSLLALPPSSAKVASSPNLVMTSGHVTVDDSRGKASSAGPVRGDTGSAGFTLSCPSPLAVGGSLIGDKAVISSAKALSSAGRPYESVTSGAVHAHSVLPVSTSTSAATSILEGDYLLP; encoded by the coding sequence ATGGGCACTGGCACCGGCTGCCTGTACGCGTGCGCCCCCTTCACGCTCATTGTCTCAATTCTTCTCTTCATGCTTTCTACGATGCTGCACAATGGCAACTGGACTTTCGCGGTTCTCGCCGCGAAGCACAAGTGGGACACGTCAGCGAAGTCGCGCTCCTGCCGCAATGGCGGTATCCTCTATCTTTTCATTTCCGTCGTATTGTGGGCTCTGGTACTCGTCGACTCGTTTCTCATTCAGCTAGAGGATCTGCCGACCTCTGCCTCCAaatggtggcggcagcgtcgtctTCCCAGCCTACAAGAGTTGATACGCAAGCGGCGCAAGGCATCAGAGGCGGAAGGCGCTGGCACCGCTACGGATGTCATCGTGATGACTCCGActccagtcgctgcagccaGGACGGGCGCAGCGAACTCTCCGCAGCGTTCGAGTCTTTTGGCGCTCCCGCCGTCTTCAGCTAAGGTGGCTTCCTCCCCGAACCTCGTAATGACGAGCGGTCATGTGACGGTGGACGACTCGCGAGGAAAGGCGAGCTCAGCTGGTCCTGTTCGAGGTGATACAGGCTCCGCTGGTTTCACGCTCTCATGCCCTTCACCTCTGGCGGTGGGAGGGTCCCTGATTGGAGACAAAGCAGTCATCAGCTCCGCAAAAGCGCTGTCGTCTGCCGGGCGACCGTATGAGAGCGTTACTTCGGGGGCAGTGCATGCCCACTCGGTGTTGCCAGTAAGCACGAGCACGTCGGCTGCAACCAGCATACTGGAAGGAGACTACTTGTTGCCGTAG
- a CDS encoding hypothetical protein (TriTrypDB/GeneDB-style sysID: LpmP.23.0770) — protein MSRRHHLLSRREVIALFLDFDDATVNLTDMALPAPPQALASSGGVAASAYLPPFTRLDVVREALVAFVCVKLRSVPSTALLTFGLYVVRADSAKAEGQDNGEVAVEELLAPGPAGEAGSCAVQAAIKDLDPSVWGPSNGDQSSFASSSPMVYTGVMRCLKRLLEEAEQAQQQSPDQAAMRMSKSASVAAFAKSPSAGTKGTRASLTSSWSPAPLSTSLARRGPPATATAGNPEACAVVHGIVLRSRLTPPVPPSSYAQGKASTTLCNTDGTTTTTTPRCWLDIVSLAPLGNGPPTELSCFSNTSSSVAAAVPYEHTPLLFTELNANDSCTCALLDPVELTGISHRGLALGPALTRLISLQERRTGSFVHRSLAVVDIFACATASADPGSVFLLDHAASNDSVGATSQQQSSISPKLCIPTAAAKSFTAQLAIPPQSLGSSVAGPCSALPSLLAIQASNGNTSSAQPLRILTPVGTTHHSLPAVIEQRSIASAARLPRQPNPRRPKAKTVVPLLL, from the coding sequence ATGTCTCGCCGACATCATCTGCTGAGTCGTCGCGAGGTCATCGCTCTGTTTTTAGATTTTGATGACGCCACGGTAAACCTCACTGATATGGCACTGCCGGCACCGCCCCAAGCTCTCGCTTCATCGGGAGGTGTTGCTGCGTCTGCGTACCTGCCTCCTTTCACACGCCTTGACGTGGTACGCGAGGCGCTGgttgcgtttgtgtgtgttaaGCTGCGCTCTGTCCCCAGCACCGCGCTCCTCACCTTTGGCCTCTACGTCGTCCGCGCCGACAGTGCCAAGGCGGAGGGACAGGATAATGGCGAGGTAGCGGTAGAAGAGCTATTGGCACCGGGTCCTGCCGGTGAGGCCGGCAGCTGTGCGGTGCAGGCTGCCATCAAGGACCTTGATCCCAGTGTGTGGGGCCCGAGCAACGGCGACCAGAGTAGTTTTGCATCATCGTCACCGATGGTCTACACAGGGGTGATGCGCTGCCTGAAGCGCCttctggaggaggcggagcaagcgcagcagcaatccCCTGACCAAGCGGCAATGCGGATGTCCAAGAGCGCTTCCGTGGCTGCGTTTGCAAAAAGTCCCTCTGCTGGCACGAAGGGTACTCGAGCTTCCCTGACCTCTAGCTGGAGCCCAGCCCCGCTGTCCACTTCGCTGGCTCGCAGAGGCCCACCAGCAACTGCGACAGCGGGAAACCCGGAGGcgtgtgctgtggtgcacggCATTGTGCTGCGCTCACGGCTGACTCCTCCCGTACCACCAAGCTCATACGCGCAAGGCAAGGCTTCCACAACTTTGTGCAACACAGACGGCACTACTACCACCACGACACCACGCTGCTGGCTTGATATTGTCTCACTAGCTCCCCTTGGCAATGGCCCGCCGACCGAATTGTCTTGTTTCTCGAACACATCCAGCTCtgtcgcggcggcagtacCGTATGAACACactccgctgctgttcaCTGAGCTGAACGCCAACGATTCCTGTACCTGTGCGCTACTAGACCCGGTTGAACTCACAGGCATTAGTCACCGTGGACTCGCACTCGGACCGGCACTCACTCGACTCATCTCCCTGCAAGAACGCCGCACTGGCTCGTTTGTGCACCGCTCACTCGCCGTTGTGGATATTTTTGCATGCGCTACAGCGTCTGCGGATCCAGGTTCAGTTTTTCTCTTGGACCATGCAGCGTCCAATGACAGTGTTGGCGCCACTTCCCAACAGCAAAGCAGCATCTCCCCCAAATTGTGCATCCCGACGGCCGCAGCGAAGAGCTTCACTGCCCAGCTTGCCATTCCGCCTCAGTCATTGGGGTCTTCAGTAGCAGGACCGTGCTCAGCACTACCATCGCTACTCGCAATACAGGCCAGCAACGGAAACACATCTTCTGCGCAGCCACTGCGTATACTTACTCCTGTCGGCACCACGCACCACTCCCTCCCTGCAGTGATCGAGCAGCGCAGTATCGCTTCCGCTGCGCGATTGCCGAGGCAGCCCAACCCACGAAGACCAAAAGCAAAAACAGTGGTACCGTTGCTCCTGTAG